CACGCCCAGCTGGCGCAGCTCCACGTAGTACCGCGCCACCTCCGCCATCCCCAGCTTGATGTTGCGGATGTCGGGGATCTGCGAGCCCAGGTGGAAGTGGATCAGCTTGAGGATCTCCGTCTTTCCCGCGGCCTCGAGCTTGTCCAGCACCTTCACCAGCTGCGCGGAGTTCAGGCCGAACTTGCTCTTCTCCCCCGCGCTCTCGCTCCACTTCCCGGCGCCGGCGGTGGAGAGCTTGATGCGGATGCCCACCGTGGGCTCCATCTCCATCTCCCCGGCCACGCGCAGGATGGTGTCGACCTCGCTGATCTTCTCGATCACGATCAGCACCGTGTGGCCCAGGCGCTGGCCCATCAGCGCCAGGCGGACGTACTCTTCGTCCTTGTAGCCGTTGCACACGATCAGGTGGTCGGTGCGCTCGCTCAGCGCGAGGACCGCCATCAGCTCCGGCTTGCTCCCCACCTCCAGCCCCACGCCGTAGGGCCGCCCGTACTCGGCGATCTCCTCCACCACGTGGCGCTGCTGGTTGACCTTGATGGGGTAGACGGTGGTGTACGCGCCGTCGTAGCCGAACTCGGTGATCGCGTTGCCGAACTTCTCGGCCAGCGTGGCCACGCGCGTGCGCAGGATGTCGGAAAAGCGCAGCAGCAGCGGGAGCCCCACGCCCTGCGCCTCCATGTCGCACGCCAGCTCGTACAGGTCGATCCCGCGCGACTTGTCCTTGGTGGGGTGCACGGTCACGTGCCCCCGGTCGTTCACATCGAAGTACCCGATCCCCCACCCCTCGATGTTGTAGAGCTCGCGGGACTCCTCGATGGTCCACTTCCTGGCGATGGCGCCCTCCTGCCCGGCCGGCGTAACTGGTTTCGGAAGGCGGTGATAATGCGCGTCGTGCGCGCCGTGCGAAAGAGCAGGGGACAGGGGACAGATGGGGATTGATGCGGTACGAGAACGAAGCGGCGCACCGGAAGGACCGGTGCGCCGCTGATGCTGATTGCGCGGGAGAGTATCTGCCGCGCCGATCAGTCGCGCTGCGCGGCGGCCGACGCGCCGGCGGAGGGCGGCGGAAGCTCCACGCGCTCCCACTCCTCGTGGCGGAAGCTGGGCCCCACCATCGTCCCCACCAGCGCGCCCAGGAGGCCGCCCTCGGCGGTGAAGGCGCCCAGCGCGTTGAGGTCGCCCTTCCCCGCGGCCTCGCCGGCCACGAACCCGAGCGCCAGCCCGGCCGCCAGCCCGTACAGCGCGCCGCGGCGCATGGCCGGGCCGCGCGTGGCGCGGTTCGCCGAACGGTACACCTCGCGCACGTTGCTGCGGAGCACGCCCACGTTGGCGCCGCGCGCGGCCACCGTCACCGTGTCCATGCCGAGCTTCGCGAGCGTGCCGGTGTAGCTCCCCGACACCGACACCAGGCGGATGGGGTCGCCCACCGACAGGGGGCGCACGGGGGTGGACGGCGCGTCGGCGGCCTGGGCGCGCGCGAGGGTGGGCGCCGCCGCGGCGGCAAGGACGAGCGCGGCCAGCGCGCGCAGCGCACGAGAGGTCTTCATTTCAGTCCCGCGATGATGTGTTGCGATGCGCGGCCGGCCGATGCGGCGCCGCGGAGTTCATCGCCACCTGTTGAAAAGGGGATGCCGTCAACGTTACGGAAACATATGATCTAGCGCAACCCCTTGTCCAGCCGCTACTTGGCGCGAATCTCCAGTCGCTCGGATCAGGGCGATCGGCGGGCGGAGGTCTCGCAGAATGACAGACGGAGAGGGAGGATGCCCGGGTGGCCGCGGCGTCCGGGAACGCGAACGGCGCCCGCGGGGAATCGTTTCCCCGCGGGCGCCGTCTCACATCTCCGTGACGCTCGTCTACAGCCCGAACACCGCGCGCAGGTCCCAGGGGCCCGGGATGGGCGAGGGGGTGGCGGGCTCGAGCACCACCAGGCGCCGGTCGGCCTTGGCGATGCGCCCCACCACGAACGGCACCGGCTCGTCCTTCACCATCGCCTGCCTCCCGGGTTTGTGCGGTTGTCCGCCCCCGCGCGCCAGCACGCCCACGCGCCGCACGTGGGCGCGGCGCTCGCGGAGGGTGCGGGTGCTTCGCGGCATTGAACTGATAGTCCTGGGTCCTAAGTCCTAAGTCCTAAGTAGATCTGTCCGGCGCTGTCCTTTCGCCACAAAGTCCGCC
This window of the Longimicrobium sp. genome carries:
- the speA gene encoding biosynthetic arginine decarboxylase: MGARGASAALRRRVGRRAARLIGAADTLPRNQHQRRTGPSGAPLRSRTASIPICPLSPALSHGAHDAHYHRLPKPVTPAGQEGAIARKWTIEESRELYNIEGWGIGYFDVNDRGHVTVHPTKDKSRGIDLYELACDMEAQGVGLPLLLRFSDILRTRVATLAEKFGNAITEFGYDGAYTTVYPIKVNQQRHVVEEIAEYGRPYGVGLEVGSKPELMAVLALSERTDHLIVCNGYKDEEYVRLALMGQRLGHTVLIVIEKISEVDTILRVAGEMEMEPTVGIRIKLSTAGAGKWSESAGEKSKFGLNSAQLVKVLDKLEAAGKTEILKLIHFHLGSQIPDIRNIKLGMAEVARYYVELRQLGVDVQYVDVGGGLGVDYDGSRSVHAGSVNYSIQEYANDIIYSLAEAARENEVPMPHVISESGRALTAHHALLLINVIDLETQAPDALGEVTEDDHPLVQELAATYREADHRNLREVYHDAAFAKEQTQSHFNSGAMTLRERAAAERFWLAIMNRVAVLAAQDPEEYEDILPELEAVLIDRYFCNFSLFQSLPDSWAIDQLFPIMPIHRLDEEPTRRGTLQDMTCDSDGKIDHFTGWRKAKPSLELHPFDHTQPYILGIFLTGAYQEILGDLHNLFGDTNAVHVRLTEDGYEIGDMVHGDTVTEVLNYVQFNAPDLVATFRRKVQNARLKRSEANTFIADYVAGLDGYTYLEGDWD